A portion of the Blautia hansenii DSM 20583 genome contains these proteins:
- a CDS encoding dipicolinate synthase subunit B yields MELKGKQIGVAITGSFCTYKKLFTELENLVLEGAEVQTIFSNSAQKTDSRFGNAEDFVKRAEEITGKKIMKTIAQAEPIGPKNLLDLLIIMPCTGNTIAKLANGITDTPVLMAAKAHLRNEKPLLLSISTNDALGMNMKNIGLLMNAKNIYFVPFGQDNAEKKPNSMIAHTNLLIPAAKAALEGKQYQPIIQ; encoded by the coding sequence ATGGAATTGAAAGGAAAACAGATTGGAGTGGCGATTACCGGTTCTTTCTGTACCTATAAAAAATTATTTACGGAATTGGAAAATCTGGTTTTGGAAGGTGCAGAGGTACAGACGATTTTTTCAAATTCTGCACAGAAAACAGACAGCCGTTTTGGAAATGCAGAGGATTTCGTAAAACGGGCAGAGGAAATTACAGGAAAGAAAATTATGAAAACCATTGCACAGGCAGAGCCCATCGGACCCAAAAACCTTCTCGACCTTTTGATTATCATGCCTTGCACGGGAAATACCATTGCAAAGCTGGCAAACGGCATTACCGATACGCCGGTGCTCATGGCGGCGAAGGCACATCTGAGAAATGAAAAACCGCTGCTGTTATCCATTTCCACCAATGATGCACTGGGAATGAATATGAAAAATATCGGGCTTTTAATGAATGCAAAAAATATCTATTTTGTACCTTTTGGGCAGGACAACGCAGAGAAAAAGCCCAATTCTATGATTGCTCATACCAATCTTTTAATTCCGGCGGCAAAGGCTGCCTTGGAAGGAAAACAATATCAGCCCATTATTCAGTAA
- a CDS encoding TaqI-like C-terminal specificity domain-containing protein, with the protein MDYISVKEAAQKFQLSERRVQKLCETNRIDGCTMVSGIWLIPAMAKKPSDERLSSAPKSEDDLTLKELCEELSISTATGRNWIKLGKLTPECTDKRTPYFSKKYVAQLYAELHSGENKALKSRRNKKFISGNSLYNSYVSEQCQNIQSLQKLLDLITARNIDLDVSIIQLLVADCALHLFLYKQELQMEKSPNLLLQFLTEQFSIGEYDKLIRNLIDDTETAISFCRTHSSIFNIEYVYEPTEDILGLIYISCKNIGNRKATGSYYTPTKVVKNLISKLDFQATPKILDPCCGTGNFLLQLPDHIPFDSVFGNDIDTVSVKITRLNMALKYDVPVSSICEHITAFNYLTEYTNTGFRYIIGNPPWGFEFSVSEKNKLRKLFKATSGKNIESYDIFIEQSLNHLSDNGHLAFILPEAILNVKAHTNIREIILKNCSIKNIDFLGNAFDGVQCPCILLDLQCTRSPLSTLGMNVNTGSDAFTINLERKVTSKYFSFTTTDAEYQVLNKIKTIKNASFLLGNADFALGIVTGNNKKYISNVKTSENEMVLKGADILKYHINTTTNYITFEPENFQQVAPTEIYRAQEKLLYRFISNQFVFAYDDKQTLSLNSCNIVIPKIPGIKIKYVLAILNSRIAQFIYKKEFNSVKILRSHIENIPIPFIDEAAQDKIIAITDKLIAGLSSEETIHVYNELDALIAEIFNLNPSEIEIIKKAVDGENKFLL; encoded by the coding sequence ATGGATTATATATCAGTAAAAGAAGCTGCACAGAAATTTCAGCTTTCTGAAAGACGAGTACAAAAGCTTTGCGAAACAAATAGAATTGATGGATGTACTATGGTAAGTGGTATTTGGTTAATTCCTGCTATGGCAAAAAAGCCTTCTGATGAAAGATTATCCTCTGCACCAAAATCAGAAGACGATTTAACATTAAAAGAATTATGTGAAGAATTATCTATTTCTACTGCTACCGGAAGAAATTGGATAAAGCTTGGAAAATTAACTCCGGAATGTACCGATAAAAGAACACCTTACTTCTCAAAAAAATATGTTGCCCAATTATATGCAGAACTTCATTCAGGAGAAAATAAAGCCTTAAAAAGTAGAAGAAATAAAAAATTCATATCTGGCAATTCCCTATATAATTCTTATGTATCAGAACAATGTCAGAATATACAATCCTTACAAAAACTATTAGATTTAATAACTGCTAGGAACATTGATTTAGATGTCTCAATTATTCAATTATTGGTTGCTGATTGTGCTTTACATTTATTCTTATACAAACAGGAATTGCAAATGGAGAAAAGCCCAAATTTGTTGTTACAATTTTTAACCGAACAATTCTCTATCGGCGAATATGATAAATTAATTCGAAACCTGATTGATGATACTGAGACAGCAATATCTTTTTGCAGAACTCATTCTTCCATTTTTAACATAGAATATGTATATGAACCTACTGAGGACATATTAGGTTTAATCTACATTTCCTGCAAAAATATAGGAAACAGAAAAGCTACCGGTTCTTATTATACACCGACAAAGGTTGTCAAAAATCTCATAAGTAAGCTTGATTTCCAAGCCACGCCAAAAATATTGGACCCTTGTTGCGGAACAGGAAACTTTCTTCTACAATTACCGGACCATATTCCATTTGACTCAGTATTTGGCAATGATATAGATACAGTTAGTGTCAAAATTACAAGGCTTAATATGGCTCTTAAATATGACGTACCTGTCTCATCTATTTGCGAACATATTACTGCGTTTAATTATCTAACTGAATATACAAATACAGGTTTCCGTTACATTATTGGTAATCCGCCTTGGGGATTTGAATTCTCCGTAAGCGAAAAAAATAAATTAAGAAAATTATTTAAAGCTACTTCCGGTAAAAATATAGAGTCATACGATATTTTTATTGAGCAATCCCTTAATCATCTTTCAGATAACGGACATTTAGCATTTATTCTTCCTGAAGCCATACTGAATGTAAAAGCCCACACTAATATCAGAGAAATCATACTAAAAAACTGTTCCATAAAAAATATCGATTTCTTAGGAAATGCTTTTGACGGAGTTCAGTGTCCTTGTATCCTTCTTGATTTGCAATGTACACGTTCCCCTCTATCCACCCTAGGCATGAATGTAAATACAGGCTCTGATGCCTTTACCATAAACCTAGAACGTAAAGTTACATCCAAATATTTTAGTTTTACAACAACAGATGCGGAATATCAGGTACTTAATAAAATCAAAACTATCAAAAATGCTTCTTTCCTATTGGGAAACGCTGACTTTGCTTTAGGCATTGTAACCGGCAATAACAAAAAATATATTTCTAATGTAAAAACCAGTGAAAACGAAATGGTATTAAAGGGCGCTGATATTCTTAAATATCATATCAACACTACAACAAATTACATTACCTTTGAGCCTGAAAACTTCCAGCAAGTTGCACCCACAGAAATATACCGTGCACAAGAAAAACTTCTGTACCGTTTTATAAGCAATCAATTTGTTTTTGCCTACGATGATAAACAAACACTTTCCTTAAATAGCTGTAACATCGTCATACCTAAAATACCGGGAATTAAAATAAAATATGTATTAGCAATACTAAACTCAAGAATTGCACAGTTCATTTATAAAAAAGAATTCAATTCAGTAAAAATTTTACGCTCTCATATTGAAAACATCCCTATTCCTTTCATAGATGAAGCAGCACAAGATAAAATCATTGCCATTACTGATAAACTGATTGCCGGACTCAGTTCAGAGGAAACCATCCACGTTTATAATGAACTAGATGCACTAATTGCGGAGATTTTCAATCTTAATCCCTCAGAAATAGAGATTATAAAAAAAGCCGTAGACGGAGAAAATAAATTTTTACTATAA
- the speE gene encoding polyamine aminopropyltransferase, with protein sequence MDLWFSEKQTNNVKFSIRVDKQLYSGQSEFQRIDVFESPEFGKFLTLDGYMMFTEKDEFIYHEMITHIPMAVHPHVENILVIGAGDGGVVRELTRYEEIKRIDLVEIDEMVVEVCKEYFPHTACGLEDERVHIFYEDGLKFIRRCKEEYDLIIVDSTDPFGPGEGLFTREFYGNCYKALKEDGIMVNQHESPFYEEDALACQRAHRNITESFPISRIYQAHIPTYPSGHWLFGFASKKYHPLRDLDEKRWNERGIKTHYYTTTLHKGAFYLPAYVEELLKDVEK encoded by the coding sequence ATGGATTTATGGTTTTCAGAAAAACAGACAAATAATGTGAAATTTTCTATCCGTGTGGATAAACAGTTATACAGCGGGCAGAGTGAGTTCCAGAGAATTGATGTCTTTGAGTCACCGGAATTCGGAAAATTTCTCACATTAGACGGCTATATGATGTTTACAGAAAAGGATGAATTTATCTACCATGAAATGATTACCCATATTCCTATGGCAGTACATCCTCATGTGGAAAATATACTGGTTATCGGCGCAGGAGACGGCGGCGTGGTAAGAGAGCTTACCAGATATGAGGAAATCAAACGAATTGATTTGGTGGAAATTGATGAAATGGTGGTAGAGGTGTGCAAAGAATATTTTCCTCACACGGCCTGCGGACTGGAGGATGAACGTGTGCATATTTTCTACGAAGATGGGCTGAAATTCATCCGCCGCTGCAAAGAGGAATATGATTTGATTATTGTGGACTCCACCGACCCATTTGGACCGGGAGAAGGACTTTTTACAAGAGAATTTTACGGCAACTGCTATAAAGCTTTAAAGGAAGACGGCATTATGGTAAATCAGCATGAAAGTCCTTTCTACGAGGAAGATGCTCTTGCCTGTCAGCGGGCGCACAGGAATATTACAGAGTCCTTTCCAATCAGCAGAATTTATCAGGCACATATTCCTACTTATCCTTCCGGACATTGGCTGTTTGGTTTTGCATCTAAGAAGTATCACCCTCTCAGAGATTTGGACGAAAAGCGTTGGAATGAAAGAGGAATAAAAACGCATTATTATACCACTACATTACATAAAGGGGCATTTTATCTGCCCGCATACGTGGAGGAACTGTTAAAAGATGTTGAAAAATAA
- the asnB gene encoding asparagine synthase (glutamine-hydrolyzing) translates to MRGFFDFTLETSEDKLVFDGGIYNFEELKRELTGRGIFIVKGDVPEICLKGYREYGEDFFKKINGTFALALWDGKERKAILCRDKIGVKPLYYTLFKNKIFFGSTIQDVLENSGIEAVVTTEGLCEIFALGPAKSRTADIFQGISEVIPAQYVVFQEGKLQKRIYWKLESFKHKDSFPETVEKTAWLLKDAVKRQMQANTPVSTFLSGGIDSSLVTAICAKELKRQGQQLDTFSFDFEGNRKYFKANAFQPSQDRPWVEKMVQYADTKHRYLECDNDDLVAYLYKAVDAADLPCMADVEGSMLYFCEQTAKERKVVLTGEGADEIFGGYPWFYKEESFAMRAFPWSFDMKPRQTLLADTWIERLPMEEYAREAYEKTIEDTPALEGETGREKRRREISYLNLKWFMATLLDRMDRTSRACGLDARVPFADERIVQYLWNVPWDMKYRNHTVKGLLRFAGEGLLPKDVLWRKKSPYPKTYNPFYEKLLGEELKGVLARPDAPVKQFLDEKKVKRFLSSPSDYGKPWYGQLMAGPQMLAYMLQVNYWLEKYKIKIKE, encoded by the coding sequence ATGAGAGGATTTTTTGATTTTACATTAGAAACTTCAGAAGATAAGCTTGTTTTTGACGGAGGAATATACAATTTCGAGGAATTAAAAAGAGAATTAACCGGCAGAGGAATTTTCATTGTAAAGGGAGATGTGCCGGAAATATGTTTAAAAGGATACCGAGAATACGGAGAAGACTTCTTTAAAAAAATAAACGGCACATTTGCTCTGGCGCTTTGGGATGGAAAAGAAAGAAAGGCTATACTTTGCAGAGATAAAATAGGAGTAAAACCGCTGTATTATACCCTATTTAAAAATAAGATTTTCTTTGGCTCGACAATTCAAGACGTGCTGGAAAATTCGGGAATAGAGGCTGTTGTAACAACGGAGGGACTGTGTGAAATTTTTGCACTGGGGCCTGCGAAAAGCCGCACTGCCGATATTTTTCAGGGAATTTCAGAGGTGATTCCGGCACAATATGTAGTTTTTCAAGAGGGAAAACTGCAAAAGCGCATATATTGGAAATTAGAAAGCTTTAAGCATAAAGACTCTTTTCCTGAAACTGTGGAAAAAACAGCATGGTTGCTCAAAGATGCTGTAAAACGTCAGATGCAGGCGAATACCCCTGTGAGTACCTTTTTGTCAGGAGGGATAGACAGCAGTCTGGTAACGGCAATCTGTGCAAAGGAACTGAAAAGACAGGGGCAGCAGCTGGATACCTTTTCTTTTGACTTTGAAGGAAACCGGAAATATTTTAAGGCAAATGCGTTTCAGCCCAGTCAGGACAGACCATGGGTAGAAAAAATGGTACAGTATGCAGACACAAAGCATCGATATCTGGAATGTGACAATGATGATTTGGTGGCTTATCTGTATAAAGCCGTGGATGCGGCAGATTTGCCTTGTATGGCAGATGTGGAAGGCTCAATGCTGTACTTTTGCGAACAGACGGCAAAGGAAAGAAAAGTGGTTTTAACAGGGGAAGGGGCAGACGAGATTTTCGGAGGCTATCCTTGGTTTTATAAGGAAGAGAGCTTTGCTATGAGAGCTTTCCCATGGTCTTTTGATATGAAGCCACGTCAGACACTTTTGGCAGATACATGGATAGAGCGTCTTCCTATGGAAGAGTATGCAAGAGAAGCCTATGAAAAAACCATAGAGGATACACCGGCGCTGGAAGGTGAAACAGGCAGAGAAAAAAGGCGAAGAGAGATTTCTTATTTAAATCTGAAATGGTTTATGGCAACACTTTTAGACAGAATGGACAGAACCAGCCGAGCTTGTGGCTTGGATGCAAGAGTGCCATTTGCAGATGAGAGAATTGTGCAGTATTTGTGGAATGTTCCATGGGATATGAAATATAGAAATCATACGGTAAAAGGGCTGCTGCGCTTTGCGGGCGAGGGCTTGTTGCCGAAGGACGTTTTATGGAGAAAGAAAAGTCCTTATCCAAAAACCTATAATCCTTTCTATGAAAAGCTACTGGGAGAAGAATTAAAAGGTGTTCTGGCAAGACCGGATGCCCCTGTAAAACAGTTTTTGGATGAAAAGAAGGTAAAGCGGTTTTTAAGCAGTCCTTCCGATTACGGAAAACCATGGTATGGCCAGCTTATGGCAGGACCGCAGATGCTGGCATATATGCTGCAAGTGAATTACTGGCTGGAAAAATATAAAATAAAAATAAAAGAATAA
- a CDS encoding saccharopine dehydrogenase family protein, producing MGKALIIGCGGVASVAIHKCCQNSEVFEEICIASRTVSKCDALKEKLQGTTKTKITTAQVNADNVDELIALINEVKPDVVLNLALPYQDLTIMDACLATKTHYIDTANYEPEDTAKFEYSWQWAYREKFEEAGITALLGSGFDPGVTGVFSAYALKHEFDEINYIDILDCNGGDHGYPFATNFNPEINIREVSAKGSYWEDGHWVETEPMEIKREYNFEGVGEKDMYLLHHEEIESLALNIPGIKRIRFFMTFGQSYLTHLKCLENVGMTSIEPIMYEGKEIIPLQFLKAVLPDPASLGPRTKGKTNIGCIFQGKKDGKEKTYYLYNICDHEECYKEVGSQAVAYTTGVPAMIGAMMVMTGKWNKPGVHNIEEFDPDPFMDALNKWGLPWKETHTPVLVD from the coding sequence ATGGGAAAAGCGTTGATTATCGGATGCGGAGGCGTAGCATCCGTAGCCATTCACAAATGCTGTCAGAACAGCGAGGTATTTGAAGAAATTTGTATTGCCAGCCGTACAGTATCCAAATGTGATGCGTTAAAAGAAAAATTACAGGGAACAACAAAGACAAAAATCACTACTGCACAGGTAAATGCAGATAATGTAGACGAACTGATTGCATTGATTAATGAAGTAAAACCGGATGTGGTTTTAAATCTGGCTCTTCCTTATCAGGACCTTACCATTATGGATGCCTGCCTTGCAACAAAGACACATTATATTGATACAGCCAATTATGAGCCGGAAGATACAGCAAAATTTGAATATAGCTGGCAGTGGGCTTACAGAGAAAAATTTGAAGAAGCAGGAATTACAGCTCTTTTAGGAAGCGGTTTTGATCCGGGTGTAACAGGTGTATTCAGCGCTTATGCGTTAAAACATGAGTTTGATGAAATTAACTATATTGATATTTTAGACTGCAACGGCGGAGACCACGGCTATCCATTTGCGACAAACTTTAATCCGGAAATTAACATTCGTGAGGTTTCTGCAAAAGGCTCTTACTGGGAAGACGGTCATTGGGTAGAAACAGAGCCTATGGAAATTAAGAGAGAATACAATTTTGAAGGCGTGGGAGAAAAAGATATGTATCTGCTTCACCATGAAGAAATTGAAAGTCTGGCTCTTAACATTCCGGGAATTAAAAGAATTCGTTTCTTTATGACTTTCGGACAGAGTTATCTGACACATTTAAAATGTTTGGAAAATGTTGGAATGACCTCCATTGAACCGATTATGTACGAAGGCAAAGAAATTATTCCGTTACAGTTCTTAAAGGCAGTGCTTCCTGACCCTGCTTCTTTAGGACCTCGTACAAAAGGAAAGACAAATATCGGATGTATTTTTCAAGGGAAAAAGGACGGAAAAGAGAAAACTTATTATCTTTACAACATTTGCGACCATGAAGAATGTTATAAAGAGGTTGGTTCTCAGGCAGTTGCTTATACCACCGGTGTACCTGCTATGATTGGTGCGATGATGGTTATGACAGGTAAATGGAATAAACCGGGTGTTCACAACATTGAAGAGTTTGATCCAGACCCGTTTATGGACGCATTAAATAAATGGGGACTTCCATGGAAAGAAACTCATACACCGGTACTGGTGGACTAA
- a CDS encoding DUF2871 domain-containing protein: MNIVQHKRKDLLIMKRYLNFAFYYFLFAMAGGVFYREFTKFLDFSGKTTLSLVHVHLMVLGTFLFLLLALFTRHLNLEEERSFRRFLILHSIALPFMVIMMLVRGVLQVLGTSLSSGANAAISGIAGISHILMLISFLLLFHALRKCSE, from the coding sequence ATGAACATTGTTCAACACAAAAGAAAGGACTTATTGATTATGAAACGATATTTGAATTTTGCATTTTATTATTTCCTGTTTGCTATGGCAGGAGGCGTTTTTTATCGGGAATTTACAAAGTTTTTAGACTTTTCCGGAAAAACCACCTTATCACTGGTACATGTGCATCTTATGGTTTTAGGTACTTTCCTGTTCCTGCTCCTTGCATTGTTTACCAGACACCTGAATCTTGAGGAAGAACGTTCTTTTCGCAGATTTCTCATTCTTCATTCCATTGCACTGCCTTTTATGGTTATCATGATGCTGGTTCGTGGTGTTTTACAGGTTTTGGGAACTTCCCTTTCCTCCGGTGCAAATGCTGCGATTTCCGGAATTGCAGGAATTTCTCATATTCTTATGCTAATTTCCTTCCTGCTGCTGTTTCATGCGCTGAGAAAATGCAGTGAATAA
- the nspC gene encoding carboxynorspermidine decarboxylase, with product MSGGEKNEFSTPYFLVDEKRLLHNLEILKSVSEKSGCKILLAQKAFSMFYAYPLMREYLAGTTASGLYEAKLGCEEFGKETHVFSPAYREKEFDEILKYADDVVFNSPTQFKKFAKKAKAAGKSVGLRINPQCSTQEGHAIYDPCADFSRLGTTLENFEEELLSELDGLHFHTLCEQGADALEITLKAVEEKFGKYLYQMKWLNLGGGHHITKADYDVDALIRMVRHLKETYDVEVYLEPGEAVVLDAGFLVSQVLEVVHNGMDIAILDTSAACHMPDVLEMPYRPPVKDSGLAGEKACTVRLAGPTCLAGDVMGDYSFDAPLKEGDLVVFEDMALYTMVKTNTFNGMPLPDIVWRDRNGEMKLVKSFGYEDFKGRLS from the coding sequence ATGAGCGGGGGAGAGAAAAACGAATTTTCCACACCGTATTTTCTGGTAGATGAGAAACGGCTTTTGCATAATCTGGAAATTTTGAAATCTGTGTCAGAAAAAAGCGGATGCAAAATATTGCTGGCACAGAAGGCATTTTCCATGTTTTATGCTTATCCTCTTATGAGAGAATATCTGGCAGGGACTACGGCAAGCGGACTTTACGAGGCAAAGCTTGGATGTGAGGAATTCGGCAAGGAAACTCATGTCTTTTCTCCTGCATACAGAGAAAAGGAATTTGATGAAATTTTAAAATACGCAGATGATGTGGTATTTAATTCTCCCACACAGTTTAAAAAATTTGCGAAAAAAGCAAAAGCAGCAGGGAAATCCGTAGGACTTCGCATTAACCCTCAGTGCTCCACACAGGAAGGTCATGCGATTTATGACCCCTGTGCTGATTTTTCCCGTTTGGGAACCACTTTGGAAAACTTTGAGGAAGAACTGCTTTCGGAGTTAGACGGACTGCATTTTCATACCCTCTGCGAGCAGGGAGCAGATGCTTTGGAAATTACCTTAAAAGCAGTGGAAGAAAAATTCGGCAAATATCTGTATCAGATGAAATGGCTGAATTTAGGCGGCGGACATCACATTACAAAAGCAGATTATGACGTAGATGCTTTAATCAGAATGGTGCGCCATTTAAAAGAAACCTATGATGTGGAAGTCTATTTAGAGCCGGGAGAAGCAGTGGTGCTGGATGCAGGATTTCTGGTTTCACAGGTTTTAGAGGTGGTACATAACGGAATGGATATTGCCATTTTAGACACTTCCGCAGCTTGTCACATGCCGGACGTTCTGGAAATGCCGTATCGTCCTCCTGTAAAGGACAGCGGTTTAGCAGGGGAAAAAGCTTGTACAGTAAGGCTTGCAGGTCCTACCTGTCTTGCAGGGGATGTTATGGGCGATTATTCCTTTGATGCTCCTTTAAAAGAAGGGGATTTGGTAGTCTTTGAGGATATGGCTCTTTACACCATGGTGAAGACGAATACCTTTAACGGAATGCCTCTGCCGGATATTGTCTGGAGAGACAGGAACGGGGAAATGAAACTGGTGAAAAGCTTTGGATATGAGGATTTTAAAGGAAGATTGTCATAA
- a CDS encoding dipicolinate synthase subunit DpsA, protein MKFCLNKATVIGGDKRQAYLAEILEKEGYEVVTYAVNCVHGSKAASLKEALKDAAVIAAPVPFLKGGEIFSKEKKEDLSLEKILEYAPEGCKLFAGGIPTSFLKKAEEKGIICVDYLKDCRTVMENTVAVAEGTLAEAMKRSDRNLYKSFCIVLGYGRCGSTLVSYLKRMGCYVAVYEKEEALKARAALLADEVIEKGKFPLYLEQADYIFNTIPAMVLPKALLEYAPKKALILDLASAPGGVDFGAAKEKGIQAVLLPGLPGSYAPKSSAEILGKLIKRKGKRE, encoded by the coding sequence TTGAAATTCTGTTTAAATAAAGCAACAGTAATCGGAGGAGATAAGCGTCAGGCTTATTTGGCGGAAATTCTGGAAAAAGAGGGCTATGAGGTTGTGACTTATGCGGTGAACTGTGTTCATGGAAGCAAGGCAGCTTCTTTAAAAGAAGCGTTAAAGGATGCTGCTGTCATAGCTGCGCCTGTTCCCTTTTTAAAAGGGGGAGAGATATTTTCGAAAGAGAAAAAAGAAGATTTGTCTTTGGAAAAAATTTTAGAATACGCACCTGAGGGTTGCAAGCTTTTTGCAGGAGGAATTCCCACAAGTTTTTTGAAGAAAGCAGAGGAAAAAGGAATTATTTGCGTGGATTATTTAAAGGACTGCCGCACGGTTATGGAGAATACTGTTGCTGTGGCAGAAGGTACGCTGGCAGAGGCAATGAAAAGAAGTGACAGAAATTTATATAAAAGTTTTTGTATTGTTTTGGGATATGGCAGATGCGGAAGCACCTTGGTTTCTTATTTAAAGAGAATGGGCTGCTATGTGGCTGTTTATGAGAAAGAAGAAGCATTAAAAGCGAGGGCTGCTTTGTTGGCAGATGAAGTCATAGAGAAGGGGAAATTTCCTCTTTATTTAGAACAGGCAGACTATATTTTTAATACAATTCCGGCAATGGTTCTTCCAAAGGCATTGCTGGAGTATGCGCCTAAGAAAGCATTGATTTTAGATTTGGCGTCTGCTCCCGGCGGCGTGGATTTTGGGGCTGCAAAGGAAAAGGGAATACAGGCTGTTTTGCTTCCAGGACTTCCGGGAAGCTATGCGCCGAAATCTTCGGCAGAAATTTTAGGAAAGCTGATAAAAAGGAAAGGAAAAAGGGAATAG
- the speB gene encoding agmatinase → MLKNNIETFLECDKEYNEAEIVLFGAPFDSTTSFRPGTRFGSSAVRHESYGLESYSPYQDKDLRDCKIMDSGDLELSFGNTKSALTDIYHRTALILKDKKLPFMVGGEHLVTLGAFRAVWEQYPEVCIIHFDAHADLREEYLDAKLSHACVLRRCWEMTGDGKIHQFGIRSGDRDEFYWAKEHVKMQKFSFDGLEEALEELKGKPVYFTVDLDVMDPSVFPGTGTPEPGGVSFDELRRAATSVCEKANVVGCDVNELSPHYDQSGASTAAAGKIIREMLLALSKK, encoded by the coding sequence ATGTTGAAAAATAATATAGAAACTTTTTTAGAATGTGATAAGGAATACAATGAGGCGGAAATTGTGCTTTTCGGAGCGCCTTTTGACTCCACAACCTCTTTTAGACCGGGAACACGGTTTGGCAGTAGCGCAGTCCGTCATGAGTCCTACGGTCTGGAAAGTTACAGTCCTTATCAGGATAAGGATTTAAGAGACTGTAAAATTATGGACTCCGGAGATTTAGAGCTTTCTTTTGGAAATACGAAATCCGCTCTTACGGATATTTATCATCGCACAGCGTTGATTTTAAAAGATAAAAAGCTGCCGTTTATGGTAGGCGGTGAGCATCTGGTGACTTTGGGTGCTTTTCGTGCCGTATGGGAGCAATATCCTGAGGTTTGCATTATTCACTTTGATGCACATGCGGATTTAAGAGAAGAATATTTAGACGCAAAGCTTTCCCATGCCTGTGTACTGCGCAGATGCTGGGAAATGACAGGAGACGGTAAAATTCATCAGTTTGGAATTCGTTCCGGAGACAGAGATGAATTTTACTGGGCAAAGGAGCATGTGAAAATGCAGAAATTCTCCTTTGACGGTCTGGAAGAAGCGCTAGAGGAATTAAAGGGGAAACCTGTTTATTTTACCGTAGATTTAGATGTTATGGACCCTTCCGTATTTCCGGGGACAGGAACACCGGAGCCGGGCGGGGTAAGCTTTGACGAGCTTAGAAGGGCTGCCACATCAGTATGCGAAAAAGCAAATGTGGTGGGCTGTGATGTCAATGAGTTAAGCCCTCATTACGACCAAAGCGGGGCTTCCACAGCCGCAGCAGGAAAAATTATCAGAGAAATGCTTCTGGCTTTAAGCAAGAAGTAA